Proteins encoded together in one Undibacterium sp. CCC3.4 window:
- a CDS encoding DUF3363 domain-containing protein codes for MASRDDDRLRIKPGAPKRPDGSQSGQRAQRFVSQVLKQVSKAGAKTSGARGARPASTFGRGRVASGMAGRTLGADARRVIIKSRFVVLKKVGANSVSTHLRYIERDGVTRDGERGQAYGAETDTADLKAFEERGKGDRHQFRFIVSVEDAGELEDLRGYTREFMQRMSTDLETRLDWVAVDHWDTDNPHTHIVLRGHAGIGRGKGQDLVIAPDYMAHGMRMRASELATEWLGPRTELDIRQGQLREVEQERLTSLDRTLLRQASADIVDLTQQPNDRQYQTVLRARLQRLEAMELAERIDANHWRLSPNMQQTLTTMGERGDILRTMHKALRGEQRELVLETAPATPVLGRIAAKGLADELNDRGYMVVDGIDGRAHYVRLPVGADLAALPVGGIVEVKPAERERAVDRNIAGIVREGLYRSADHLVQLRQEGAADPQTAVDAHVRRLEALRRSGAVERMADGVWRIPPDFLSRTQAHDAQRAAEGTIELRSHLSIEQQVGAQGATWLDHQMVGDAKDLSPRGFGVKVRDALQGRINFLVEQGLAERRGPRVVLARNLLSTLRDRELVAVGKVIQQETGLAHRPLRDGERADGIYRRSVQLASGRFAMLDDGMGFSLVPWRPVVEQRLGQQVSAIVRGSSVTWGLGRQRGPSVG; via the coding sequence ATGGCCTCGCGTGACGACGACCGTTTGCGCATCAAGCCGGGGGCACCTAAACGCCCGGATGGATCGCAAAGCGGCCAGCGCGCACAGCGCTTTGTCTCGCAAGTCCTGAAGCAGGTTTCGAAGGCCGGTGCAAAGACCTCGGGCGCGCGCGGTGCGCGTCCCGCATCGACCTTCGGACGGGGCCGCGTGGCTTCAGGCATGGCAGGCCGCACGCTTGGAGCCGACGCGCGGCGCGTGATCATCAAGTCTCGTTTTGTGGTGCTGAAGAAGGTTGGCGCCAATTCCGTATCGACGCACCTGCGTTACATTGAGCGCGACGGCGTGACGCGCGATGGAGAGCGAGGCCAGGCCTACGGCGCCGAGACCGACACGGCTGACCTCAAGGCCTTCGAGGAACGCGGCAAGGGTGATCGCCACCAGTTCCGTTTCATCGTCTCGGTGGAGGATGCCGGAGAGCTGGAAGACCTGCGCGGTTACACGCGCGAGTTCATGCAGCGCATGAGCACCGACCTGGAAACACGGCTGGACTGGGTGGCTGTCGATCACTGGGATACGGACAATCCGCACACGCACATCGTGCTGCGCGGGCACGCCGGGATTGGTCGAGGAAAGGGGCAAGACCTGGTGATTGCGCCGGACTACATGGCGCACGGTATGCGCATGCGCGCCAGCGAACTGGCGACCGAATGGCTGGGGCCGCGCACCGAACTGGATATTCGGCAGGGGCAGTTACGGGAGGTCGAGCAGGAGCGGCTGACGAGTTTGGATCGGACGCTGTTGCGGCAGGCCAGCGCGGATATCGTGGACCTGACCCAGCAGCCCAACGACCGACAGTACCAAACCGTTTTGCGTGCCCGGTTGCAGCGGTTGGAGGCGATGGAGCTGGCCGAGCGAATCGACGCAAACCACTGGCGGCTATCCCCGAACATGCAACAGACATTGACCACGATGGGCGAGCGGGGCGACATCCTGCGCACAATGCACAAAGCCTTGCGGGGCGAGCAGCGGGAGTTGGTACTGGAGACTGCGCCGGCAACGCCAGTATTGGGCCGCATCGCCGCCAAGGGTCTGGCCGACGAACTTAATGACCGAGGCTATATGGTGGTGGATGGCATCGACGGCCGCGCGCACTATGTCCGCCTGCCGGTTGGCGCGGACCTGGCCGCGCTGCCGGTGGGTGGCATCGTGGAAGTGAAGCCTGCCGAACGGGAACGAGCGGTAGACCGCAACATCGCGGGTATAGTGCGTGAAGGTCTCTACCGCAGCGCCGACCATCTTGTGCAGCTTCGACAAGAAGGTGCCGCAGACCCACAAACTGCGGTAGATGCCCATGTGCGCCGACTCGAAGCGCTGCGCCGCTCTGGAGCCGTGGAGCGCATGGCCGACGGCGTTTGGCGCATACCGCCTGACTTCTTGTCACGCACGCAAGCGCACGATGCGCAGCGGGCCGCAGAGGGCACTATTGAGTTGCGTTCGCACCTGTCGATCGAACAGCAAGTAGGCGCCCAGGGCGCAACATGGTTGGACCATCAAATGGTGGGCGACGCGAAAGACCTGTCGCCACGGGGCTTCGGTGTCAAGGTGCGTGACGCATTGCAAGGCCGAATCAATTTCCTTGTCGAGCAGGGCTTGGCCGAGCGGCGCGGCCCGCGCGTGGTTTTAGCGCGCAACTTGCTATCTACCTTGCGCGACCGGGAATTGGTTGCAGTGGGCAAAGTGATCCAGCAGGAGACCGGACTGGCCCACCGTCCGCTGCGCGACGGCGAGCGCGCAGACGGCATCTACCGCCGCTCAGTCCAGCTCGCCAGCGGTCGCTTCGCGATGCTGGACGATGGCATGGGTTTCAGTCTGGTGCCGTGGCGACCGGTGGTGGAACAGCGACTTGGACAGCAGGTATCGGCCATCGTGCGGGGGTCATCGGTCACTTGGGGGCTTGGGCGGCAGCGCGGGCCATCCGTTGGATAG